The uncultured Desulfatiglans sp. DNA window CTTGAAAGAAAAGATCAACCCGATCATCGGCGCCGCCGGCGTCTCGGCCGTGCCCATGGCGGCCCGGGTCGCGCAAATGGAAGGCTTGCGCTATGACAAGACCAACCACCTGCTCATGCACGCGGTGGGCCCCAACCTCGCCGGGGTCATTGGATCGGCCGCGGCTGCGGGCATGTTTATCGCGATGTTCGATTAGTCTCCCGGACCTTCTTCCGGAAATCGTGCCGCCAGATAAACCCCTGACCGTTCATTCATTCTAGGAGAGGATCACAACATGAAAAGGTTTCTCATTCTCGCCGTAATCACCTGCTGGATGCTGCCCGCGCTTGCGGGGGCCGTGGAGTTTCTTGGAGCCCCTGTCGTCCCGGAGGCGCAGGAAGTCACCAAGACGAAGAAGCGCCTTGAAATACTGACCCCGATGTCCCATGACCAGATCATCGAATTTTACCGGAACGCCCTGGCAAACGAACAGGACATCAAATTCCGGGACTGGCCGCAGGCCACCTATATCGAAGATGACGGAAAACTCCGCTGGCATTCGATCACCATCGACAAGAACCCCGGTCCTCAGGGAACGACGGTGGTCATCATGAAGGACAACTGGACCTGGATCACCGGAACGCTGATTCTGCGGTTCGTGGCGGTCTTCGTCGTGCTGCTCGTGCTATTCGTCGCCATGAACATCTCCGGGCGGATCATCTCGAGTGCGGTCAAGAAATCGGAGAGCAAGAAGGCATCCGCCTGACGCATAAACGGCCCCCTGTCAAACCCTGAGCCCTGCCTCCGGTTTCCTTCCGGAGCAGGGCTTGTTCTTTTCGGACCGACGTCTGTCTCCGAATCCAGGCGGGCGGTGCAGACACTGTGAGGGCTGACCGTCCATTCAGGGTGCGGCGGTGCAAGGAGCGGCGTGGGGCCCGGTTCCTCCGCACCTGCGGGTGCTCAGCCCCAACCTTGAGGGGCAGCTCATCATTTAACCCGTATCGAGGAAATCAAGTCCGCGGTGGCGACTTTTGGACCGCCCACAAGCAAACAGCAGGCCGGCGCGCGGAGCTCGGCAGCAAAGACCGTTTCCGGATGGAACGGTCGTATCTCTTAGCGCGGCTAGAGTGGGACGTTCCCGTGACGGCGCTCGGGGTGGTGCTCCCTCTTGGTCCGAAGCATTTCGAGGGCTTGAATCAGACGGGGACGGGTGTTTTCGGGAAAGATGATCTGATCGATGTAGCCGAGTTCCGCGGCCTTGAAAGGGCTCGCGAAATTGTTGCGGTAAGCGTCTACGAGGCGTGTCCGGGTGGATTCGGGGTCGTCGGATTCGGCGATCTCTTTTCTGAAAATGATGTTGACGGCCCCTTCCGGGCCCATGACGGCGATTTCCGCGGTGGGATAGGCGAAATTCATGTCTCCGCCATGGTGCTTGCTCGACATGACGTCATAAGCACCGCCGTAGGCCTTGCGCGTAACCACGGTGATCTTCGGGACCGTCGCCTCGCAGTAGGCATAGATGATCTTGGCGCCGTGCTTGATGATGCCGCCGTATTCCTGGGCTGTGCCCGGCAGGAAACCCGGTACGTCCACAAAGGTGATAAGCGGAATGTTAAAGGCGTCGCAGGTTCTCACAAAACGCGCGCACTTCATGGATGCATCGATATCGAGGCAGCCTGCGAGAAACATCGGCTGATTGGCCACCACCCCGACGACCTCCCCGTTCAGGCGCCCAAATCCGACCACCATGTTACGGGCGTAATGCTGCTGCACCTCCATGAACTCATGATCATCGAGAACGTTGACGATGATCTTCTTCATATCGTAGGGGACCCTAGGGTTGGTCGGCACAACGGTGTTCAAGGCCTTGTCCGACCGCTGCGGATCGTCATGGCACAGCACAGCAGGGGGGCGTTCGCGGCAGTTCTGAGGCAGGTAGGAGAGCAGGGCCTTGACACGGTCAAGGGCGGCCTGGTCGGAGTCTTCCGCAAAATGGGCAACGCCGCTCCGGGTGTTGTGGGTCATGGCTCCACCCAACTCCTCCGACGTCACCTCTTCGGATGTCACGGCCTTGATCACCTGGGGCCCGGTGATGAACATATTGCTGGTCTTCTTGACCATGACGACGAAATCGGTCAACGCCGGCGAATAAACGGCCCCCCCGGCGCAGGGCCCCATGATGACGGATATCTGCGGAATCACCCCGGAGGCCCAGACGTTGCGCTTGAAGATCTCCCCATAGCTCCCCAGGCTGATGACCCCTTCCTGGATGCGCGCACCGCCCGAATCGTTCAGCCCGATGACCGGAGCGCCGTTTTTCAGGGCGAGGTCCATGATCTTACAGACCTTTTCCCCGAAAGGTCCGCTCAACGACCCTCCGAAGACCGTAAAATCCTGCGAAAAGACAAAGACGAGCCTGCCGCCAATCCTGCCGAAGCCTGTGACCACGCCGTCACCGGGGATCTTTTTCTTGTCCATGCCGAAATCATGGCAGCGATGGACAACAAATTTATCCATTTCCTGAAAGGAACCCGCGTCAAGGAGATACGCGATGCGCTCCCTCGCGGTCATTTTCCCCCTTGCGTGCTGTTCTTCGATGCGCTTCAGCCCGCCGCCCAACTCGGCCTCAGAGTTCCGTCGCTCGAGCTCCTTGATTTTGTCTGCTATCTCCATCAATCGCCCCAATGAATCTCGATCACAGCATCAAGTCTTGTTTACGGCCCTCTGGACGGGCAACGCTCGTCTTTTGTCAATGGTTCAAGGCATATGCAAATCTAAGCCTGGCTATTCGATGACCACCAGAACGGTGCCGGCCTCGACTGCGTCGCCTTTCTTGCACTTGACCTCCTTCACGGTCCCGCTCGACTCCGCGACCACTGGAAGCTCCATCTTCATCGCCTCGATGATCACGACCTCATCGCCTTCATTCACCGCGTCGCCGGGTTTGACCTTCACTTCCCAGACATTCCCGCCCATAGGAGCAGCTACTTCACTCATCTCAACCTACCTCCTCGTTAAACATGATTGACTCATCTCTGTCCAATTCAACAGAAACAGACCTCCCGCGCACCACCCGCCTCATGTGGCATCCTTCTGCCGTGCAGGGGCGGCCGCGGCCAACGATGCAACTCAAAGCACATAAGATTTCAATCTTTTGATCCATTTCATAAAGTCGTCATATAACATCGAACAGACACCCCTTGTCAAGTACAATGTCGCTGCCGCGCGGCGCCCTGGAAGGCGGCGAATGGCTCCCGTGCCCCCTCCTGAAGATCATCGCGCCGACCCCGGGATGACACAGCGGGCGCTGGTGGAGGAGCCCCCTGCGACAGACCGCTTGACACAGCCCGTTACTTTTTCTAGTTTCCTCTCAGAAAAAGAGCTTTTCGATGCAACGCGCAACGGCCGGCGGGGATACAGCCGGCCGGAAACGAGGGTGACATGACGGCATACCGCTGGGTGGCTGAGACAATCAGGGGAAAAACGATCCGGGGGGAAATCGAGGCGGTGGATGAAAAGAACGCCCGGCGGCAGCTGAAAAGGCGCAACCTGAACCCCGTAAAGATCAAACCTAAACCCAGGGATCTGTTTGAAAACCTATCGTTCCTGCAGCCAAAGGTCAAAGCCAAGGATCTCGTGATGTTCACACGGCAGTTTTCCACCCTCCTCGATTCCGGCCTTCCCCTGGCGCAGAGCCTCGCGCTTCTGACCGAACAGACAAGCAACAAAACCCTCAAGGGCACGATCAAACAGGTCGGCAGCGATGTCGAAGGCGGCCTGAGCCTTGCCGAGGCGTTCAAAAAGCACCCCGGGATCTTCGACCGCCTCTATGTCAACCTCATAGCCGCGGGGGAAACGGGGGGCGTCCTGGACACCATCCTCCAGCGCCTGGCCGCCCACGTCGAGAAGGCCGAGAAGCTCCGCTCCACCATTCGGGGTGCCATGGTCTATCCGGGCGTGGTCGGCACCGTGGCGGTCATGGTCATCGCCGTTATTCTGGCATTCGTCATACCGGTCTTCGAAGACCTTTTCGCAGGTATGGGAGCCGGCCTCCCCGCGCCCACGCAGTTCGTCGTCGACCTGAGCCGCTTCACCAAAGACAACGTGCCGTCTATCCTGGCCGGCATCGCGCTTCTCATCGCGGTCTTCAGCCGTTATCGGAAGACCCGTCACGGACGGAGAACAATGGACGCACTGGCCCTCAAACTCCCTGTCATCGGGGGGTTGCTGCGCAAGGTCGCCATCGCCCGGCTGTCCCGGACCCTCGGCACGATGATCTCTAGCGGGATTCCGATCCTCGATGCACTCGATATCGCAGCGAAGACCTCGGACAACGTCATCCTGGAAGAGGCCATCAACGATGTGCGCGCAGGGGTCATCGAGGGAAGGAGCATCTCTGACCCTCTCTCGGAAAGCGGACTTTTCCCCGGGATGGTGGTTCAAATGATCGCTGTCGGCGAAGCGACAGGCGCCCTGGACACCATGCTCGAAAAGATCGCCTCCTTTTACGACGAGGAGGTGGATGCCGCCGTCGCCGCCCTGACCGCTGCGCTCGAGCCGATGATGATCGTCTTCCTCGGAGGCGCCGTCGGTGGACTTGTCATTGCAATGTACCTGCCGATATTCAGGATGGCAGCCTTCATAGGATAAATCCTGATATGACCCTCAGCATTCGAGACACTGCACCTGCTCCCCGAAACCCAAAGAAAGGGCCCTATGCTGTCCGAACCTGAAATCCGGCGCCTGCTGACTGTCAGCCGGCCCAGCCGTTATATCGGCCACGAAGTCAATATCGTCCGAAAAGCCCCCGAAGACATCGAGATCTGCGTCGCGCTGGCCTTTCCGGACGTTTACGAAGTGGGCATGTCCCACCTCGGTCTGAAGATCCTCTATGACATCCTGAATCGGCTGCCATGGCTCGCTGCGGAGCGGGTCTTTTCCCCCTGGCCGGACATGGAACGGCGTCTCCGGCAGGAGGCGGCCCCCCTTTCGACGCTCGAATCGCGGAGGCCTCTCCACTCCTGCGATGTGCTCGGCTTCAGCGTTCAGCACGAACTCTGCTTCACCAATATTCTGAACATGCTCGATCTGTCCGGCATCCCCTTCAGGGCGGCCGAGCGCAAGGCACCCGCCCCCCTCGTCATCGCCGGAGGGCCCGCCTGTTTCAACCCCGAGCCGATTGCAGCGTTCTTCGACCTCATCGTCATCGGCGACGGTGAAACCGTCACCCCCGCGATCTGCGATGCGATCCGTGACTGGAAACGTTCGGGGGCCGAATCGAAGGAAGAGCTCTTGCACCGCCTCAGCGCCTTCGAGGGGGTCTACGTCCCGGCCCATTTCGAGCCGCATTACGGCCCTGAAGGAAATCTCGAGGCGATCGAGCCGCTGCAAGCCGGGAAGGCGTTCGTGCAAAAAGCGATCGTGCCGGACATCGAAGCGATCCCCTACCCGGAAGCGCAGCCGCTCCCTTTCACCGAGCTTGTTCATGACCGTCTCGCCATAGAAATCGCCCGCGGGTGCACACGAGGCTGCCGCTTTTGCCAGGCCGGCATGATTTACCGCCCGGTGCGCGAGAGGCAGCCGGCAACCATCTGCCACATCGCGGAAAAGGCTCTGAGCCTGACAGGCTACGACGACCTCTCGCTTCTTTCCCTCAGTACCGGTGATTACAGCTGCATCGAGCCGCTGCTCATCCACCTCATGGACCGGCGCGAGAAGGACAAGATCTCCGTCAGTCTGCCGTCCCTGCGCATAGACAGCTTGAGCCCCCTGTTCATGGAGCAGATCAAGCGGGTGCGAAAGACCGGTTTCACCCTGGCGATCGAGGCGGGCAACGAACGGCTGCGCCGGATCATCAACAAGGGCCTGACGGATGAAGACATTCTGCGGACGGCGCATCTCGTCTATCGGGCGGACTGGAACCTGATCAAACTCTACTGCATGATCGGGCTTCCGTTCGAAACAGACAGTGATCTCGAGGATACGGTGAGACTCGCGCGCGAGATCGCCGCCGTCGGCGGAAAGCAAAGCAGGCGGAACCGTCTGAACCTGAGCGTTTCGACCTTTGTCCCCAAGGCGCACACACCGTTCATGTGGTGTGCACAGATCCCGCTCGATGAAAGTCGCAGGCGCCTGCATCTCATACAGGAAAGTCTGCGCCGCGGCCCGGTCAAGGTGAAATGGAATCAGCCCGAGATGAGCTGGCTCGAAGGGGTCTTTTCCCGCGGCGACCGCCGGCTGACGCGCTCGATCGAGGCCGCGTGGCGCAAAGGCGCCCGCTACGACGCCTGGGCCGAACACTTCAACCCGGCGATCTGGCGCGAGGCCTTCGCGGAAACGGGGATCGATCCGAACCTCTACACCGAAAGGGAACGGGGTCTGGACGAAGTCCTGCCATGGGATCACATCCGGAGCGGCGTGAGCAAGGCCTTCCTGAAACAGGAATGGCGCAGGGCCGCAGAGGCCCTGCCAACCCCGGATTGCCGCTTGGGTTGCCTCGAGTGCGGGGTCTGTGACCATGATGTCGTCGATCCGGTCTTCGCCAAGCCCTGGTCGCCGCCTCCCATTCCCGCCGCCCCTGTCTCACCCGCCAGGACCACGCCTGCAAGGTACCTCATCACCTACAGCAAGGCCGGAACAGCCGCCCTGCTCGGGCACATGGAGTTCTCACGGGCCTTCCAGCGCGCCTTGAGGCGTGCGCACATCCCGCTCCGGTTCTCCCAGGGCTTTCACCCTCTGCCCAAGGTGACTTTTACCACCGCCCTCCCGCTGGGAACCGAGAGCTTCGATGAGACCATGGTCATCGAGACCGACGGTTTGCTCGCCATCGACCAGAGTACGACCGAACTCAACCAGAGTCTTCCTGACGGGATCACGGTCAAAGAGATACGGAAACTCGACAAGGCATCGCCGATCCCCAGGGTCAAAAGCAGCCGGTACCGGATCTTCTTCGAAGAACTCGAACTGCGCAGGAGCCGCCTGGATGATTTCTCAGCCCGTCGGCATTTCGAGGTTGTCAAAAAAACAAAAAAAGGCGAACATGTTCTGGACATCCGCCCTCTGATCACAACGCTCGAGTTTTCCAACCTCAACCAACTGGAACTCGTGATCCTCCACCCGGAGGGACCGCAGATACGTCCCGTGGAAGTCATCCAGTCCGTCTTCGGTCTGACCGATTCGGAATCCGCGCGCCTCCACATTCAGAAAATCGAGCAGGTTTTGATGTAAACCTTCTAACCGGCAACCTCTGGAAAACGGATCCTATGGCCAATGAACTGATCATC harbors:
- a CDS encoding putative type IV fimbrial assembly protein PilC (Evidence 3 : Putative function from multiple computational evidences) produces the protein MTAYRWVAETIRGKTIRGEIEAVDEKNARRQLKRRNLNPVKIKPKPRDLFENLSFLQPKVKAKDLVMFTRQFSTLLDSGLPLAQSLALLTEQTSNKTLKGTIKQVGSDVEGGLSLAEAFKKHPGIFDRLYVNLIAAGETGGVLDTILQRLAAHVEKAEKLRSTIRGAMVYPGVVGTVAVMVIAVILAFVIPVFEDLFAGMGAGLPAPTQFVVDLSRFTKDNVPSILAGIALLIAVFSRYRKTRHGRRTMDALALKLPVIGGLLRKVAIARLSRTLGTMISSGIPILDALDIAAKTSDNVILEEAINDVRAGVIEGRSISDPLSESGLFPGMVVQMIAVGEATGALDTMLEKIASFYDEEVDAAVAALTAALEPMMIVFLGGAVGGLVIAMYLPIFRMAAFIG
- a CDS encoding exported hypothetical protein (Evidence 5 : Unknown function) encodes the protein MKRFLILAVITCWMLPALAGAVEFLGAPVVPEAQEVTKTKKRLEILTPMSHDQIIEFYRNALANEQDIKFRDWPQATYIEDDGKLRWHSITIDKNPGPQGTTVVIMKDNWTWITGTLILRFVAVFVVLLVLFVAMNISGRIISSAVKKSESKKASA
- the yngHB gene encoding Biotin/lipoyl attachment protein, with amino-acid sequence MSEVAAPMGGNVWEVKVKPGDAVNEGDEVVIIEAMKMELPVVAESSGTVKEVKCKKGDAVEAGTVLVVIE
- the pccB gene encoding Propionyl-CoA carboxylase beta chain; translated protein: MEIADKIKELERRNSEAELGGGLKRIEEQHARGKMTARERIAYLLDAGSFQEMDKFVVHRCHDFGMDKKKIPGDGVVTGFGRIGGRLVFVFSQDFTVFGGSLSGPFGEKVCKIMDLALKNGAPVIGLNDSGGARIQEGVISLGSYGEIFKRNVWASGVIPQISVIMGPCAGGAVYSPALTDFVVMVKKTSNMFITGPQVIKAVTSEEVTSEELGGAMTHNTRSGVAHFAEDSDQAALDRVKALLSYLPQNCRERPPAVLCHDDPQRSDKALNTVVPTNPRVPYDMKKIIVNVLDDHEFMEVQQHYARNMVVGFGRLNGEVVGVVANQPMFLAGCLDIDASMKCARFVRTCDAFNIPLITFVDVPGFLPGTAQEYGGIIKHGAKIIYAYCEATVPKITVVTRKAYGGAYDVMSSKHHGGDMNFAYPTAEIAVMGPEGAVNIIFRKEIAESDDPESTRTRLVDAYRNNFASPFKAAELGYIDQIIFPENTRPRLIQALEMLRTKREHHPERRHGNVPL
- a CDS encoding conserved hypothetical protein (Evidence 4 : Unknown function but conserved in other organisms), yielding MLSEPEIRRLLTVSRPSRYIGHEVNIVRKAPEDIEICVALAFPDVYEVGMSHLGLKILYDILNRLPWLAAERVFSPWPDMERRLRQEAAPLSTLESRRPLHSCDVLGFSVQHELCFTNILNMLDLSGIPFRAAERKAPAPLVIAGGPACFNPEPIAAFFDLIVIGDGETVTPAICDAIRDWKRSGAESKEELLHRLSAFEGVYVPAHFEPHYGPEGNLEAIEPLQAGKAFVQKAIVPDIEAIPYPEAQPLPFTELVHDRLAIEIARGCTRGCRFCQAGMIYRPVRERQPATICHIAEKALSLTGYDDLSLLSLSTGDYSCIEPLLIHLMDRREKDKISVSLPSLRIDSLSPLFMEQIKRVRKTGFTLAIEAGNERLRRIINKGLTDEDILRTAHLVYRADWNLIKLYCMIGLPFETDSDLEDTVRLAREIAAVGGKQSRRNRLNLSVSTFVPKAHTPFMWCAQIPLDESRRRLHLIQESLRRGPVKVKWNQPEMSWLEGVFSRGDRRLTRSIEAAWRKGARYDAWAEHFNPAIWREAFAETGIDPNLYTERERGLDEVLPWDHIRSGVSKAFLKQEWRRAAEALPTPDCRLGCLECGVCDHDVVDPVFAKPWSPPPIPAAPVSPARTTPARYLITYSKAGTAALLGHMEFSRAFQRALRRAHIPLRFSQGFHPLPKVTFTTALPLGTESFDETMVIETDGLLAIDQSTTELNQSLPDGITVKEIRKLDKASPIPRVKSSRYRIFFEELELRRSRLDDFSARRHFEVVKKTKKGEHVLDIRPLITTLEFSNLNQLELVILHPEGPQIRPVEVIQSVFGLTDSESARLHIQKIEQVLM
- a CDS encoding hypothetical protein (Evidence 5 : Unknown function): MAPVPPPEDHRADPGMTQRALVEEPPATDRLTQPVTFSSFLSEKELFDATRNGRRGYSRPETRVT